The Lactobacillus sp. CBA3605 genome contains a region encoding:
- a CDS encoding FRG domain-containing protein encodes MNVLKSIGSGEKEMFYRGQAEPYGNTLSGIFRNSYFKREDNLFKEFLIRDPSLFDNNYTNFDRLAVMQHHGLPTRLLDLTRNPLVALFFAVSGNQSSGSNGEIFPFSNEINIRQLEKVLRSENLGVLRREFFKGQGTSAQIRENVNAVKIERSAFSDQVELEASMARLTYYDKQEILKAVTKFYRYLKDNDVLWYQQYKAIQKAGTGTVKNNEYNKFTNTYGIVKLYHEIKRDIHDFDKIIDPLAFYLPKIITPKIIDDRINNQRGLFLFVPFVLADSIDYGNLSKEAEKVAVETAERRIETLRVSKVGKLIKFVVRANKKASILAELAQIGVTEDFIYPDHEHIAKKIRERYT; translated from the coding sequence TTGAATGTATTAAAAAGTATCGGCAGTGGCGAAAAAGAAATGTTCTATAGAGGACAGGCTGAGCCATATGGCAATACTTTATCAGGTATTTTCCGTAATTCATATTTCAAACGTGAAGATAATTTGTTTAAGGAGTTCTTAATTAGGGATCCAAGTTTGTTTGATAATAACTATACAAACTTTGATCGGTTGGCTGTGATGCAACATCACGGGTTGCCAACTCGTCTGTTAGACTTAACCCGTAATCCGTTAGTGGCTTTATTTTTTGCAGTTTCTGGAAATCAGTCAAGTGGATCTAACGGGGAAATTTTTCCGTTTTCTAATGAAATAAATATCAGACAATTGGAAAAAGTACTCAGAAGTGAAAATTTGGGTGTACTAAGAAGAGAATTTTTTAAAGGTCAGGGAACTAGCGCCCAAATACGTGAGAATGTTAATGCGGTGAAAATTGAACGGTCTGCTTTTAGTGATCAGGTAGAACTTGAAGCTTCAATGGCAAGGTTAACATATTATGATAAACAGGAAATTTTAAAAGCAGTTACTAAATTTTATCGATATTTAAAAGATAATGATGTTCTTTGGTACCAACAGTATAAGGCAATTCAAAAAGCAGGAACGGGTACAGTTAAGAATAACGAATATAATAAGTTTACCAATACGTATGGCATCGTAAAGTTATATCATGAAATTAAACGGGACATTCATGATTTTGATAAAATTATTGATCCGTTAGCATTTTATCTGCCAAAAATTATTACGCCAAAAATAATTGACGATCGTATCAATAATCAACGAGGGTTATTTCTATTCGTACCGTTTGTGTTAGCAGATTCAATTGATTATGGGAATTTAAGCAAAGAAGCTGAAAAAGTTGCCGTAGAAACTGCAGAGAGACGAATTGAAACGTTGCGAGTGAGCAAGGTAGGTAAGCTAATTAAATTTGTTGTTCGTGCAAACAAAAAAGCTAGTATTTTAGCTGAGCTGGCACAAATTGGTGTCACTGAAGATTTTATTTATCCTGATCATGAGCATATTGCTAAAAAAATCAGGGAAAGATACACCTAA
- a CDS encoding PepSY domain-containing protein, translating to MHKQIQYGGLLAVGMAGIAGGFSVSGLFKRLRRPTPNQILSQVKRAFLKEAPIEGSWIEMKKAPLQKFALRTDVYYGGVTRYEDGQLVQYEFLADANTGSILDIYRL from the coding sequence ATGCATAAACAAATTCAATATGGCGGCTTGTTAGCAGTTGGCATGGCAGGGATTGCTGGTGGCTTTTCCGTTAGTGGGCTATTTAAACGCTTACGCCGACCAACCCCTAATCAAATTTTAAGCCAGGTTAAACGCGCTTTTTTAAAGGAAGCCCCGATTGAAGGTTCTTGGATTGAAATGAAAAAAGCCCCTTTACAGAAGTTCGCCTTACGAACGGATGTCTATTATGGTGGCGTGACACGTTATGAGGACGGTCAATTGGTCCAGTATGAATTCTTAGCGGATGCTAATACTGGTAGTATTTTAGATATTTATCGTCTCTAA
- the ytpR gene encoding YtpR family tRNA-binding protein, which yields MLITSYNPTELGDTLIAILRPDTADQKIETHQNVTRISDTATGETLGYNFFDVSKTLGALEVNGQVHLTAPQVKQLNALLTANDFEADLVLDTTPKFVVGYVETAADHPKSDHLLVTKTQIGTDQPLQIVSGSPNMQADILVVVAKVGAMMPDGLIIWPGELRGVASNGMIVSGRELRLPDAPQRPGALILPADYQKVGEPFDFERAQTLFTA from the coding sequence ATGTTAATTACAAGTTATAATCCAACCGAGTTAGGCGATACTTTAATCGCCATTTTACGACCAGATACTGCTGATCAAAAAATCGAAACGCATCAAAACGTGACCCGTATTAGCGATACTGCTACGGGTGAAACGCTGGGCTACAACTTTTTTGATGTTTCAAAGACCCTGGGCGCTTTAGAAGTGAATGGTCAAGTGCATTTAACTGCGCCCCAAGTTAAACAATTAAATGCGTTATTAACGGCCAATGATTTTGAGGCCGACTTGGTCTTAGATACAACGCCAAAATTCGTCGTCGGTTATGTTGAAACGGCAGCGGACCATCCAAAATCTGATCACTTATTAGTGACAAAAACACAAATTGGTACGGATCAGCCATTACAAATTGTCAGTGGGTCACCAAATATGCAAGCTGATATTTTGGTTGTCGTGGCGAAAGTCGGGGCAATGATGCCGGATGGGCTAATTATTTGGCCAGGTGAATTACGGGGTGTGGCTAGTAACGGGATGATCGTTTCTGGACGGGAACTTCGATTACCGGATGCACCACAACGGCCGGGGGCTTTAATTTTACCGGCTGATTATCAAAAAGTTGGCGAACCGTTTGATTTTGAACGGGCCCAAACTTTATTTACTGCTTAA
- a CDS encoding DNA translocase FtsK, with protein MTHYDGPAFYRKYHQLTTKKQPSPAVVEPTPPVDTPPNSAPAAPASTPAMPATSASSAPATQRTHGIFHPSHVPAQLAPTAHLMGSVMPTDQANYLEIEASLHKAATSYLLFATATDIERADTESSQLEPSQAAAPVTPAAPTVTLTPTSYAATVVFEPEQVAAVSSASVAVASSAPTVVFEPTHPIDLTDRVLPTTADSAVSIPVTTVQSIDQVEQPTTPESAMPSRTVASAVDTAITVTSEVAASQSVATSAVTTVAPTSDVTSAAAKPTHGLGLSLDAIMTEEHNAQADLALFKDEPSKQPAPTTPVAEADLYQPVGVVHPVVASTPVTPTSTPRTTTTPASTSASVEADVTPVSAAHNGTSAAPVLAKQELAAYHLPPLDLLKAPVIPDESEMDDWIEGKASALDESLDAFGVDANVVDWTIGPTVTQFQVKLARGVKVNKITNLNDDLKLALAAKDIRIEAPIPGRNTVGIEIPNKKSRPVMLSEVLNSDKFRDSKSPLTVALGVDLFGQPQVTDLRKMPHGLIAGATGSGKSVFINSILVSLLYKANPQEVKLLLIDPKAVELAPYDKVPHLLAPVISEPKAASAALKWVVDEMDNRYDKLAAGGARNIEQFNEMAVAHHEDGLKMPYIVIVIDELADLMMVASSEVQDYIARITQKARAAGIHLLVATQRPSVDVVTGLIKNNIPTRIAFMVASQIDSRTILDASGAERLLGRGDMLYLGNGQSTPIRLQGTYVDSEIDDIAQFVREQAAPHYEFQPDNLAKHEEVAKSQDDLMPEVLAYLAEEDTVSTSKLQRTFSVGYNRAANIIDDLEQRDYVSAARGSKPRDVYFTADDLTNLQANS; from the coding sequence ATGACCCATTATGATGGCCCGGCTTTTTACCGGAAATATCACCAACTAACAACTAAAAAACAACCATCGCCAGCGGTCGTTGAACCAACACCACCGGTGGATACGCCACCGAATAGTGCACCAGCGGCCCCGGCATCAACGCCAGCGATGCCAGCTACATCAGCTAGTTCGGCACCTGCTACGCAAAGAACGCATGGCATTTTTCATCCGTCACATGTGCCAGCCCAATTAGCGCCAACGGCTCACTTGATGGGGAGCGTCATGCCAACTGATCAAGCTAATTACTTGGAGATTGAAGCAAGCTTGCACAAAGCTGCGACCAGTTATTTACTGTTTGCAACGGCGACCGATATTGAGCGGGCTGATACTGAATCATCACAGCTTGAACCGAGTCAGGCTGCTGCCCCGGTTACGCCGGCAGCGCCAACGGTAACTTTGACACCAACTAGTTATGCAGCGACGGTGGTCTTTGAACCCGAACAGGTAGCGGCAGTAAGTAGCGCATCGGTAGCCGTGGCTAGCAGTGCGCCGACGGTTGTTTTTGAACCGACCCACCCAATTGACTTAACTGATCGAGTATTGCCAACAACGGCTGATAGTGCCGTTTCAATACCAGTGACCACAGTGCAGTCAATTGATCAAGTTGAGCAGCCCACTACGCCTGAATCTGCTATGCCAAGTAGGACGGTTGCGAGTGCTGTTGATACTGCTATCACAGTTACTAGTGAAGTAGCAGCGTCGCAAAGCGTGGCGACTAGTGCTGTCACGACGGTAGCACCAACCAGTGATGTGACCAGTGCAGCGGCTAAGCCTACCCATGGATTAGGGTTATCGCTCGATGCAATTATGACGGAAGAGCATAATGCACAGGCAGACTTGGCGCTATTTAAAGATGAGCCTAGTAAGCAACCGGCCCCAACAACACCGGTGGCCGAAGCAGACCTTTATCAACCAGTCGGGGTCGTGCATCCGGTAGTGGCATCAACACCAGTAACACCAACGTCAACACCACGAACGACTACAACACCAGCCTCCACGAGTGCTAGTGTTGAAGCTGACGTAACGCCAGTCTCCGCGGCCCATAACGGGACTTCGGCAGCGCCGGTATTAGCTAAGCAAGAACTAGCGGCGTATCATTTGCCACCACTAGATTTATTAAAAGCACCAGTCATTCCAGATGAATCCGAAATGGATGATTGGATTGAAGGCAAGGCGAGTGCCCTGGATGAATCGCTTGATGCGTTTGGCGTCGATGCGAATGTGGTTGATTGGACGATTGGACCAACTGTTACCCAATTCCAAGTAAAATTAGCACGTGGTGTCAAAGTTAACAAAATTACGAATTTAAATGATGATTTAAAATTGGCCTTAGCGGCGAAAGATATTCGGATTGAAGCGCCAATTCCCGGTCGGAATACGGTCGGAATTGAAATTCCCAATAAGAAATCACGACCAGTTATGTTGTCAGAAGTGCTCAATTCAGATAAATTCCGCGATAGTAAGTCACCTTTAACCGTGGCTCTGGGTGTGGATTTATTTGGGCAACCGCAAGTTACCGATTTACGGAAGATGCCACACGGCTTAATTGCTGGTGCAACTGGTTCGGGGAAATCAGTCTTTATTAACAGTATTTTAGTTTCATTGTTGTATAAGGCTAATCCGCAAGAAGTTAAGTTGCTCCTAATTGATCCAAAAGCAGTTGAGTTAGCCCCTTATGATAAGGTGCCACATCTACTTGCCCCAGTTATTTCAGAACCCAAAGCAGCGTCAGCGGCCTTAAAATGGGTCGTTGATGAAATGGACAACCGTTATGATAAGTTAGCGGCTGGCGGTGCTCGGAACATTGAACAATTCAATGAAATGGCCGTGGCCCATCATGAAGATGGCCTTAAAATGCCGTATATCGTGATTGTGATTGATGAATTGGCTGATTTGATGATGGTGGCGTCTAGTGAAGTCCAAGATTATATTGCTCGGATTACGCAAAAGGCCCGAGCAGCGGGGATTCATTTGTTAGTCGCAACGCAACGACCAAGTGTGGATGTCGTAACTGGTTTGATTAAGAATAATATCCCAACACGAATTGCCTTTATGGTGGCCAGTCAGATTGACTCGCGGACCATCTTAGATGCGAGTGGGGCGGAGCGCTTATTAGGGCGTGGCGATATGTTGTACCTTGGTAATGGGCAAAGTACCCCAATTCGATTACAAGGGACTTATGTGGACAGTGAAATTGATGATATTGCGCAATTTGTCCGTGAACAGGCGGCCCCTCATTATGAATTTCAGCCGGATAACTTAGCGAAACATGAAGAAGTCGCTAAGAGTCAAGACGACTTAATGCCTGAAGTATTGGCTTATTTAGCCGAGGAAGATACCGTTTCAACCTCAAAACTGCAACGAACTTTTTCAGTGGGCTATAATCGGGCGGCAAATATCATCGATGACTTAGAGCAACGCGATTATGTTTCGGCAGCTAGAGGATCGAAACCACGTGATGTTTACTTTACGGCGGATGATTTAACTAACTTACAAGCTAACTCATAA
- the murC gene encoding UDP-N-acetylmuramate--L-alanine ligase: MDKATVYYFVGIKGSGMSSLALILHDKGFQVEGSDIEQYTFTQKGLAAAGIKMLPFSAANIHAGLTVIAGNSFTDDHPEIKKARAMGLPVYRYHEFLGKLMAGYTSIGVAGTHGKTSTTGLLAHVLSNIAPTSYLIGDGTGKGTPDARFFVFEADEYRRHFVAYQPDYAIMTNVDFDHPDYYHDLADVQSAFKQFGSQVKKGIFAWGDDESLRQLDVDTPVYYYGTKDRDDFQAVNIKRTTKGSSFEVTYHGDSLGEFEIPLFGEHNVLNSTAVIAVAYFEKVDLDEIRRELLSFSGVKRRFSEKKVGDMMMIDDYAHHPSEIKATLDAARQKYPDKQILAVFQPHTYSRTKALMDGFATSLSQADHVFLTNIFSSAREKSGDVSSKDLAAKLPNGGEIVTVDDMSALTQYHDAVVVFMGAGDIQKYEKAYEALIG, from the coding sequence ATGGATAAAGCAACAGTTTATTATTTTGTAGGCATTAAGGGCTCCGGTATGAGTTCATTAGCTTTGATTTTGCATGATAAGGGGTTCCAAGTTGAAGGTTCAGATATTGAACAATACACGTTTACGCAAAAAGGATTAGCGGCGGCTGGAATTAAAATGTTGCCATTTTCAGCGGCTAATATTCATGCGGGATTAACAGTTATTGCTGGGAATTCCTTCACTGATGACCATCCTGAAATTAAAAAAGCTCGGGCAATGGGGTTACCCGTTTATCGCTATCATGAATTTTTAGGTAAATTAATGGCTGGTTACACGAGTATTGGGGTTGCTGGAACCCATGGTAAGACATCAACTACGGGGTTATTAGCCCATGTATTGAGTAATATTGCCCCAACTAGTTACTTGATCGGTGATGGGACTGGAAAAGGGACTCCCGATGCCCGCTTCTTTGTATTTGAAGCGGATGAATATCGGCGTCACTTTGTCGCTTATCAGCCTGATTACGCCATTATGACCAACGTTGATTTTGATCACCCGGATTATTATCATGATTTGGCGGATGTTCAGTCTGCCTTTAAACAGTTTGGCAGCCAAGTCAAAAAAGGCATTTTTGCTTGGGGCGACGATGAAAGCTTACGGCAACTAGACGTCGACACACCTGTTTATTATTATGGCACCAAGGATCGTGATGATTTTCAAGCGGTTAACATTAAGCGGACAACGAAGGGGTCATCTTTTGAGGTGACTTATCATGGTGACTCACTGGGTGAATTCGAAATTCCGTTGTTTGGAGAACATAATGTCTTGAATAGCACGGCCGTAATTGCGGTGGCTTACTTTGAAAAAGTTGATTTAGATGAAATTCGCCGCGAACTATTAAGTTTTAGTGGTGTCAAGCGGCGGTTCTCCGAGAAAAAAGTGGGCGATATGATGATGATTGATGATTATGCACATCATCCATCAGAAATTAAAGCCACTTTAGACGCTGCTCGGCAAAAGTATCCAGATAAGCAAATTTTAGCGGTCTTTCAACCTCACACTTATTCTCGGACCAAGGCTCTCATGGATGGGTTTGCCACGAGTTTAAGTCAGGCAGACCATGTCTTTTTGACGAACATCTTTAGTTCAGCGCGTGAAAAGAGCGGGGATGTGTCATCAAAAGACTTGGCGGCTAAGTTACCTAATGGTGGCGAAATTGTGACCGTTGACGATATGTCTGCTTTAACCCAGTATCATGATGCCGTTGTGGTCTTCATGGGCGCTGGTGATATTCAAAAATATGAAAAAGCTTATGAAGCATTGATTGGCTAA
- a CDS encoding Bax inhibitor-1/YccA family protein: MNNFQNGPQPSTINTQVGLRSFLTKMYGYMTLAVLVSAVTVYLAMNVFMTQINAAFGQHPLIFLIIFMVSMFAMIGGIQVNATRNPAISFSLLMLFAVVFGVEMSVTLALYTKATIFGAFVAAGAVFATMAVIGTTSKRDMSKLGTHLIAALIGLLVASVVNMFLQSAMISYVFSYIGVLIFAGLSMWDANRMRDMYLKYGDQVSSTGLAVTGALQLYLDFVNLFLYFVQIFAGSSRD; this comes from the coding sequence ATGAATAATTTTCAAAATGGTCCGCAACCAAGTACCATTAACACGCAAGTCGGGTTACGGAGCTTCTTAACTAAAATGTATGGTTACATGACGTTAGCTGTTTTAGTTTCAGCAGTGACGGTATACTTGGCAATGAACGTCTTCATGACGCAAATTAACGCTGCTTTTGGGCAACATCCGTTAATTTTCTTGATTATTTTCATGGTCAGCATGTTTGCGATGATTGGTGGGATTCAAGTCAATGCGACCCGCAATCCGGCAATTAGTTTTTCATTATTAATGCTATTTGCCGTTGTTTTTGGGGTTGAAATGTCCGTTACGTTGGCACTTTATACCAAAGCCACTATTTTTGGGGCTTTCGTAGCTGCTGGGGCGGTTTTTGCAACCATGGCCGTGATTGGGACCACTAGCAAGCGGGATATGTCTAAGTTAGGGACGCACTTAATAGCGGCATTGATTGGTTTGTTAGTTGCTTCGGTCGTTAACATGTTCTTGCAAAGCGCCATGATTAGTTACGTCTTTTCTTACATTGGGGTCTTAATCTTTGCCGGCCTATCCATGTGGGATGCCAATCGGATGCGTGATATGTACCTTAAATATGGCGACCAAGTTTCTTCAACTGGGTTAGCTGTCACCGGGGCGTTACAACTTTATTTGGACTTCGTTAACTTGTTCTTATACTTCGTTCAAATCTTTGCTGGATCTAGCCGTGATTAA
- a CDS encoding acetyl-CoA carboxylase biotin carboxylase subunit family protein, whose amino-acid sequence MNLAILCPAGPKYYHFIDFLNQQSNDYFYLFVPQSKRKNFSQVLSNRRVNLVGIKEWQPKSVISSVEANFQQHAFDRIIALDEFDIETAALIRNHLHLPGQTRLSANAFRNKISMKTLLRRHNIKTANFISTDNDTKTLEKFARSCSFPLVGKPQNGAGSENVEIIRDHSQLKKYLAKLVSPANNMLESFINMPTYHIDGLMIDNQFMYVIPSRYFHDCLSFIQAKSVGSIQLNDYDPDTKRLVEYAKHVVSDFPHPDNLLFHLEVFYDGQTIIFNEIGSRLGGGKIRDCLAVQIQHNPINLLLNAELKRPDYNHPLSYTILKPCGFILSAPQVGTLTNLPNMAKVIFKDHIFACQQYTHINAFYKSIDLSALCTFAVAVQSSSAQNTEKELLAIDDWIRKQSTYH is encoded by the coding sequence ATGAATTTAGCAATTTTATGTCCAGCAGGTCCCAAATACTATCATTTTATCGATTTTTTAAATCAGCAGTCAAACGACTATTTTTATTTGTTCGTGCCACAAAGTAAGCGAAAAAATTTTTCTCAGGTCTTATCCAATCGTCGTGTTAATCTTGTCGGCATTAAAGAATGGCAGCCAAAATCAGTTATTTCCTCGGTGGAAGCTAATTTCCAACAACATGCTTTCGATAGGATTATCGCCTTAGATGAATTTGACATCGAAACGGCAGCCTTAATTCGCAATCATTTACACTTACCCGGCCAAACACGTTTATCTGCGAATGCTTTTAGAAATAAAATTTCGATGAAGACTCTGCTACGTCGTCATAACATTAAAACGGCTAACTTTATTTCAACTGACAATGATACGAAGACCTTAGAAAAATTTGCACGTTCATGCAGTTTTCCTTTAGTAGGTAAACCCCAAAATGGTGCTGGTTCAGAAAACGTCGAAATTATTAGAGATCACTCCCAACTAAAGAAATATCTTGCTAAGCTTGTGTCACCAGCAAATAATATGCTGGAATCATTTATTAATATGCCAACCTATCACATTGATGGGTTAATGATTGACAATCAATTCATGTATGTCATCCCATCAAGATACTTTCACGACTGTTTAAGCTTTATTCAGGCTAAATCAGTTGGCAGTATCCAACTAAACGACTATGATCCTGATACAAAGCGCTTAGTTGAATATGCTAAACATGTTGTTTCCGACTTTCCGCATCCCGATAATCTACTATTTCATCTAGAAGTTTTTTACGATGGTCAAACTATTATTTTCAATGAGATTGGCTCCCGACTTGGTGGCGGTAAAATTCGAGATTGTCTTGCCGTTCAAATTCAACACAATCCGATTAATTTATTGCTTAACGCAGAACTCAAACGTCCTGATTATAATCATCCCTTGTCTTACACAATTTTAAAGCCTTGTGGTTTTATATTAAGTGCGCCTCAGGTGGGAACTTTGACTAATCTCCCAAATATGGCCAAAGTTATATTCAAAGACCACATCTTTGCTTGCCAGCAGTACACTCATATTAATGCGTTTTATAAATCTATTGACCTGAGTGCTTTATGCACTTTTGCGGTGGCAGTACAAAGTTCTTCGGCCCAAAACACTGAAAAGGAACTACTTGCCATTGATGATTGGATCAGAAAACAATCAACTTATCACTAG
- a CDS encoding MFS transporter, translated as MFLKNEVLLISTEYKIITSKTVSFIGTLGFNAVLNIWILHYFHSSAILGNANAYIGASAFICSIVGGYIADGKHLKSALLISDLIACLVCVISAVTQAFKELQIMYVIVFLLNINVYLNSPLFKTLSGHLIAKDQLVKFNVKLSFLIQLVTIIIPPIFTSLYSASLLSFQTVLFVNAASFFISFICVYQLPKIHNKKKGINYQKALSNILKYRVLLLLIITGGLLNLILSGFNILSPIYATQTLHNSNLYGYFLAFESVGGILGILSIKWIKLSDNILFERWSLVFSALSLLLIIFFKSTLLFIFSISILSMSISRYNVSVQSFIQKKVALVQLGKVFSISFMFANLGTIIGSYLFGQLFTLSLPAAIITICLGLVLIDLVWLAKE; from the coding sequence ATGTTTTTAAAAAATGAGGTGCTACTTATTTCAACTGAATATAAAATAATTACGTCAAAAACAGTGTCATTTATTGGTACGCTTGGCTTTAATGCTGTCTTAAACATTTGGATCTTACATTACTTTCACTCCAGCGCCATACTCGGAAACGCCAATGCCTACATTGGTGCCTCGGCATTTATATGTAGTATTGTTGGCGGTTATATTGCTGATGGCAAACATCTAAAAAGTGCATTGCTTATCTCAGATTTAATCGCTTGCCTGGTTTGTGTTATTAGTGCGGTGACACAGGCTTTCAAAGAACTACAAATAATGTATGTCATTGTATTCTTATTAAATATCAACGTTTATCTAAATTCACCACTTTTCAAAACATTATCCGGACATTTGATTGCAAAAGATCAACTGGTAAAATTCAACGTTAAGCTTTCCTTTTTGATTCAACTAGTGACAATTATTATCCCGCCAATTTTTACAAGCCTCTATAGCGCTTCGTTACTATCTTTTCAAACTGTACTATTCGTCAATGCTGCCTCCTTTTTCATTTCTTTTATTTGTGTCTACCAATTACCAAAAATTCATAATAAGAAAAAAGGTATCAATTATCAAAAAGCACTGTCAAACATCCTTAAATATCGCGTTTTATTACTCTTAATCATCACTGGTGGACTCTTAAACCTTATCCTCTCAGGATTCAATATACTTTCACCTATCTATGCCACTCAAACTTTGCATAATTCAAATCTATATGGCTATTTTCTGGCATTTGAATCGGTTGGGGGAATTCTCGGTATCTTATCAATCAAGTGGATCAAATTATCGGATAATATTTTATTCGAACGCTGGTCGCTGGTATTTTCAGCACTATCACTGCTGCTTATCATTTTTTTCAAAAGCACCCTACTATTCATTTTTTCAATTTCAATCTTGTCAATGTCTATTTCAAGATACAATGTATCCGTTCAATCCTTTATTCAAAAAAAGGTCGCACTAGTTCAACTTGGCAAAGTATTTTCAATTTCATTTATGTTTGCCAATCTCGGTACTATTATTGGAAGTTACTTATTCGGTCAACTTTTCACCCTATCATTACCAGCCGCAATTATCACAATTTGCCTTGGCTTAGTACTGATTGATTTAGTTTGGTTAGCAAAGGAGTGA
- a CDS encoding NAD(P)-binding domain-containing protein, with amino-acid sequence MENKIIVVGYGIMTTGIVKNILSKTDFDVSIVSKHLTERINCTVMSTFAGDYDLVIGCFKNDRESFNFWSEESVLKSLRENNSICIELSSLSMKCIEDWYKLVDKNKLTAVEVPITGSRIGAENGTLPLFLYSEIKNIYYKNIFCEFCKAISTKQYNFHNRVNPTRFKLMYNAWGAVMLYTLREFNPENFEYGKDLSLVNHIVESDGWMSLFASSKLKQVQDNKSMQSDFKLRYMIKDLKLDTEFTLLAIQFYFDSTMMWKKFNRRVI; translated from the coding sequence ATGGAAAATAAAATAATTGTTGTGGGATATGGCATTATGACTACGGGAATTGTAAAAAACATTTTAAGTAAGACTGATTTTGATGTAAGTATTGTATCTAAGCATTTAACTGAACGAATAAATTGTACGGTAATGTCTACCTTTGCTGGGGATTATGACTTAGTCATCGGGTGTTTTAAGAATGATAGGGAGTCATTTAATTTTTGGTCAGAGGAAAGTGTCTTAAAAAGTCTTAGGGAAAACAATTCAATATGTATTGAATTGTCATCACTTAGTATGAAGTGTATTGAAGACTGGTATAAACTTGTCGACAAAAATAAGCTTACAGCGGTTGAAGTTCCTATTACTGGGAGTCGTATTGGAGCTGAAAATGGTACACTCCCCTTGTTTCTGTATTCTGAAATAAAAAATATATATTACAAAAATATTTTTTGCGAATTTTGTAAAGCTATATCTACAAAACAATACAATTTTCACAATCGTGTAAATCCTACAAGATTTAAACTTATGTATAATGCGTGGGGCGCTGTCATGCTTTACACACTGAGAGAATTTAATCCGGAGAACTTTGAATACGGAAAGGATTTATCGCTTGTTAATCATATTGTTGAATCAGATGGATGGATGTCATTATTTGCTAGTTCAAAATTGAAGCAGGTTCAAGACAATAAAAGTATGCAATCAGATTTTAAATTACGGTATATGATAAAGGATTTAAAGCTAGACACAGAATTTACGCTGCTTGCCATCCAGTTTTATTTCGATTCGACCATGATGTGGAAAAAATTCAACCGCCGCGTTATCTAG
- a CDS encoding transposase — MKPAYNLQIATSNQFTTGYNLFQNPIDARTFPVFLAHLKSRQVLGKIIAADAGCGSESNYRYCEDELDVHTILVPYGTMLRENSRQWQNDDRKAMNWDYYDSEDYFLNPQGVRLSINAYREQTDKYGFTRRFKEYVAEKYDKINNWSQPFSRPKKTYDVS; from the coding sequence TTGAAACCAGCATACAACCTACAAATTGCCACTAGTAATCAATTCACCACAGGCTACAATCTTTTTCAAAATCCGATAGATGCTCGCACATTTCCAGTATTTTTAGCCCATCTAAAATCTCGACAAGTCCTTGGAAAGATCATCGCTGCCGATGCTGGTTGTGGTTCAGAAAGTAATTATCGGTATTGTGAAGATGAACTCGATGTGCATACCATACTAGTGCCATACGGCACTATGCTTAGAGAAAATAGCCGCCAGTGGCAAAATGATGACCGTAAAGCTATGAATTGGGATTACTATGATAGTGAAGACTATTTTCTTAACCCTCAAGGCGTACGATTAAGCATTAATGCTTATCGTGAACAAACTGATAAATATGGTTTTACCCGGCGGTTTAAAGAATATGTTGCCGAGAAATATGATAAAATCAACAACTGGTCCCAACCGTTCTCACGTCCAAAGAAAACCTACGACGTATCTTGA